From Bacteroidia bacterium, the proteins below share one genomic window:
- a CDS encoding acyl-CoA carboxylase subunit beta — protein MDKREKLNSKRELALQGGGQERIESQHKKGKLTARERINFFLDEGTFQEIGAFVTHRSHDFGMEKQRYLGDGVITGYGRVNGRLVYIFSQDFTVFGGSLSETHAEKICKIMDLAMQNGAPVIGLNDSGGARIQEGVVSLGGYADIFYRNTLASGVIPQISAIMGPCAGGAVYSPAITDFIGMVENTSYMFVTGPNVVKTVTNEEVTSEELGGASVHSSKSGVAHFSFTNEIDCLNNLKKLLSYIPQNCEEKTPSIPYTPQDDESRNQLKNIVPENANQPYDIREIIEGVIDEGSFFEVHKNFAENIVVGFARLAGKSIGIVANQPAFLAGCLDVHSSQKGARFVRFCDAFNIPILVFEDVPGFLPGTDQEWNAIITNGAKLLFAFSEATVPRITVITRKAYGGAYDVMNSKHIGADINFAYPTAEIAVMGAKGAAEIIFKKDIQSSSDPAKAWLEKEAEYAHIFANPYRAAERGFIDEVIFPEETRQKLIAAFKMLENKVVNLPKKKHGNIPL, from the coding sequence ATGGATAAGCGTGAAAAGCTAAACAGCAAAAGAGAACTTGCACTGCAAGGAGGAGGTCAAGAACGAATTGAATCTCAACATAAAAAAGGAAAGCTGACTGCAAGAGAAAGAATCAATTTCTTTCTTGACGAGGGTACTTTTCAGGAAATTGGCGCGTTTGTAACGCATAGAAGCCATGATTTTGGGATGGAAAAACAACGATACTTAGGTGATGGAGTGATTACCGGATATGGACGTGTAAACGGAAGATTGGTCTATATATTTTCACAAGATTTCACTGTATTCGGAGGTTCATTGTCTGAAACTCATGCAGAGAAAATCTGTAAAATCATGGATCTTGCGATGCAAAATGGCGCACCCGTCATTGGATTAAATGATTCCGGTGGTGCTCGCATACAAGAAGGCGTGGTTTCACTGGGAGGCTATGCAGATATATTCTATAGAAACACTTTGGCATCCGGAGTAATTCCTCAAATTTCAGCAATTATGGGTCCATGTGCAGGGGGTGCGGTATATTCACCTGCTATTACTGACTTTATTGGTATGGTTGAAAACACCAGTTATATGTTTGTAACCGGTCCTAATGTTGTAAAAACCGTTACCAACGAAGAAGTTACAAGCGAAGAGTTGGGTGGAGCAAGCGTGCACTCATCCAAATCCGGAGTTGCGCATTTTTCATTCACCAATGAAATTGATTGCTTAAATAATTTAAAAAAACTCCTTTCATATATTCCTCAGAATTGCGAAGAGAAAACCCCTTCTATACCTTATACACCACAAGATGATGAAAGTCGTAACCAGCTTAAAAACATTGTGCCGGAGAATGCCAATCAACCTTATGATATTCGAGAAATTATTGAGGGTGTGATTGACGAAGGGTCATTCTTTGAAGTACACAAAAATTTTGCAGAGAATATAGTGGTTGGCTTTGCACGATTGGCTGGTAAAAGCATAGGTATTGTTGCTAATCAGCCTGCTTTCTTGGCTGGTTGCTTGGATGTACACAGTTCACAGAAAGGAGCAAGATTTGTTCGATTTTGTGATGCATTCAATATTCCAATATTAGTTTTTGAAGATGTTCCGGGATTTTTACCCGGTACTGACCAAGAATGGAATGCCATTATCACTAACGGAGCTAAACTTTTATTTGCATTTAGCGAAGCTACTGTCCCCAGAATTACAGTCATCACCAGAAAAGCCTATGGAGGAGCTTATGATGTAATGAACTCCAAACACATTGGTGCGGATATCAATTTTGCTTACCCCACCGCAGAAATTGCTGTAATGGGAGCAAAAGGTGCTGCTGAAATCATTTTCAAGAAAGACATCCAGTCTTCTTCAGACCCTGCAAAAGCATGGTTGGAAAAAGAAGCAGAATATGCACATATTTTTGCCAATCCCTACAGAGCAGCTGAACGAGGCTTCATAGATGAAGTGATTTTCCCGGAAGAAACACGTCAGAAACTCATTGCAGCCTTTAAAATGCTTGAAAACAAAGTTGTAAATCTGCCCAAAAAGAAGCATGGTAATATTCCATTGTAA
- the nadB gene encoding L-aspartate oxidase encodes MKSNSTDILVIGSGASGLFFSLKTALQRPDLQILIMTKSGAENSNTRYAQGGIAVVTDNLKLSFEKHIEDTMKAGGDLSNREVVEMVVYQAPERLKELLDFNVQFDKKSSGDWDLGLEGGHTQHRILHHKDISGSEILNKLLLQVQNTPNISLIEDCIVFDLIVDDSGCVGAIYFNQKEARLETIGAKATLLCTGGSGQVFKHTTNPIIATGDGVAIAHRIGAKICDMQYIQFHPTALYEKDKNPYFLISEAVRGFGAYIVNDKNERFVFETDDRGELATRDIVSNAIGIELEKSGKDYVYIDCRHLDYEKFYKHFPTITDYCNSIGIDIRKDLIPIVPVAHYQCGGIDVDMDSQTSIPNLFAVGECARTGLHGNNRLASNSLLEALVYAHQSSQFICAHIKDGNTNLNSIIDEQVLPKVVNQYSDELVTMKELLQRTMTDLFIKNANPMKAKSIIADIHSKCYKLLQHNSISLQLKELQNLVNTAELICNAIQIN; translated from the coding sequence TTGAAAAGTAATTCTACAGATATTCTCGTAATAGGTTCCGGTGCATCAGGATTGTTTTTTTCATTAAAAACAGCACTACAACGACCTGATCTGCAAATTCTTATAATGACTAAATCCGGTGCTGAGAATAGTAATACTCGATATGCGCAAGGGGGTATTGCTGTAGTTACTGATAACTTGAAACTAAGTTTTGAAAAACATATTGAAGATACCATGAAAGCCGGTGGAGATTTGAGTAATAGGGAAGTTGTTGAGATGGTTGTATATCAAGCACCTGAACGACTCAAAGAACTATTGGATTTTAATGTGCAATTTGATAAAAAAAGCAGTGGAGATTGGGATTTAGGTTTAGAAGGAGGGCATACTCAGCATAGAATCTTACATCATAAAGATATATCTGGTTCAGAAATTTTAAATAAGCTTCTCTTGCAAGTGCAAAATACTCCAAATATTAGCTTGATTGAAGATTGTATTGTTTTTGATTTGATTGTTGATGATTCAGGATGCGTTGGCGCAATTTATTTTAACCAAAAAGAAGCAAGATTAGAAACAATAGGTGCAAAAGCGACATTGTTGTGTACCGGTGGAAGTGGGCAAGTGTTTAAACATACTACCAACCCTATTATTGCAACCGGTGATGGTGTTGCAATTGCACATAGGATAGGAGCAAAAATTTGTGATATGCAATATATTCAGTTTCACCCGACTGCACTTTATGAAAAAGATAAGAATCCTTATTTCCTAATCTCGGAGGCAGTACGTGGATTTGGTGCTTATATTGTGAATGATAAAAATGAGCGTTTTGTTTTTGAAACCGATGACAGAGGAGAACTTGCAACTAGGGATATAGTGTCAAACGCAATTGGGATTGAACTTGAAAAGTCAGGAAAAGACTATGTCTATATTGATTGTAGGCATTTAGATTATGAAAAGTTTTATAAACATTTCCCAACTATTACCGACTACTGTAACAGTATTGGTATTGATATAAGGAAAGACCTTATTCCTATTGTTCCTGTGGCACATTATCAATGTGGTGGGATTGATGTAGATATGGATTCCCAGACTTCGATTCCTAATTTGTTTGCTGTGGGTGAATGTGCACGAACCGGATTGCATGGGAATAATCGTTTGGCATCTAATTCTTTGTTAGAAGCACTTGTTTATGCTCATCAAAGTTCGCAGTTTATTTGTGCTCATATAAAGGATGGAAATACAAATTTAAACTCTATAATAGATGAGCAAGTATTGCCCAAAGTTGTTAATCAATATTCGGATGAGCTTGTAACTATGAAAGAGTTATTACAAAGGACAATGACAGATCTTTTTATTAAGAATGCAAATCCTATGAAAGCAAAGTCCATCATTGCAGATATTCATTCAAAATGCTATAAATTGTTACAGCATAATTCTATTTCACTTCAGTTAAAGGAACTGCAAAATTTAGTTAATACAGCCGAATTAATTTGTAATGCAATACAGATTAATTAG
- a CDS encoding YebC/PmpR family DNA-binding transcriptional regulator, whose translation MSGHSKWANIKHRKAKQDAKRSKAFTGIIKNITMAARDGGPDPNFNPNLRLAIQNAKGVNMPKDTIEKAIKKGAGGEGANLQNATYEGYATGGIAVFVEATTDNPTRTVANVRAAFNKHNGNLGTNGSLSFIFDQKGIFEINKSAIARFSQDEFELELIEMGAEDIDWEEDMVIVTSAFEDFGKMQKSFEEKNIEVASAKLERIPKSTSTLDTETALKVFKLIEKLEEDDDVTMVYHNLELTEELEKELEKE comes from the coding sequence ATGTCAGGACATAGTAAATGGGCAAACATCAAACATAGGAAAGCAAAGCAAGACGCAAAACGCTCTAAAGCATTTACGGGTATCATTAAAAATATCACCATGGCAGCAAGAGACGGTGGACCGGATCCAAATTTCAATCCTAATCTTAGATTGGCTATCCAAAATGCAAAAGGAGTCAACATGCCTAAAGACACAATTGAAAAAGCAATTAAAAAAGGAGCCGGTGGCGAAGGTGCAAACTTACAAAACGCTACTTATGAAGGCTATGCAACCGGAGGTATTGCTGTATTTGTTGAGGCAACAACCGACAATCCGACAAGAACTGTTGCAAATGTTCGTGCGGCATTCAATAAACACAATGGTAATTTGGGCACTAATGGTTCGCTCTCATTTATTTTTGACCAAAAAGGTATTTTTGAAATTAACAAAAGCGCCATTGCCCGTTTTTCTCAAGATGAATTTGAACTTGAATTAATTGAAATGGGAGCCGAAGATATAGATTGGGAGGAAGACATGGTTATTGTTACCTCTGCTTTTGAAGACTTTGGCAAAATGCAAAAGAGTTTTGAAGAAAAAAATATTGAAGTAGCCAGTGCGAAATTAGAACGCATCCCAAAAAGCACTTCAACACTTGATACCGAAACAGCACTCAAGGTTTTTAAACTCATAGAAAAACTCGAAGAAGATGATGATGTAACCATGGTCTATCATAATCTGGAACTGACTGAAGAATTAGAGAAAGAATTAGAAAAAGAATAA
- the nadA gene encoding quinolinate synthase NadA, giving the protein MEKSELVAEINRLRKAKNAIILAHYYQEEDIQDIADFVGDSLALAKKAAETNADIIVFSGVHFMAETAKIINPGKKVILPDMRAGCSLADGCPPDAFRKFKEQYPNHVVVTYINCSAEIKTMSDWVCTSSNAKKIINAIPQNQPIIFAPDQNLGKYLISETGRDMVLWKGSCVVHEAFSIEKLLDLISKYPNAKVAAHPESQTHILKVADYIGSTAGILNFIKTTTEADTFIIATEAGILHKMALDNPDKILIPAPVDEDNSCACSECAFMKLNTLEKLYRCLRDETPEIVLQDDLIKKALVPIERMLSIS; this is encoded by the coding sequence ATGGAAAAATCAGAATTAGTTGCTGAGATTAACAGACTTCGTAAGGCGAAAAATGCGATTATCTTAGCACATTATTATCAAGAAGAAGATATACAAGACATTGCAGATTTTGTTGGCGATAGCCTAGCTTTAGCCAAAAAAGCAGCTGAAACCAATGCAGATATAATTGTGTTCTCGGGAGTGCATTTTATGGCAGAGACCGCTAAAATTATTAACCCCGGAAAGAAAGTGATATTACCCGATATGAGAGCCGGATGCTCTTTGGCTGATGGCTGTCCTCCCGATGCTTTTAGAAAGTTTAAAGAACAATATCCAAACCATGTTGTTGTAACTTATATTAATTGCTCAGCAGAAATTAAAACTATGAGTGATTGGGTCTGCACCTCTTCCAATGCAAAGAAGATAATCAATGCGATTCCTCAAAATCAGCCCATCATTTTTGCACCTGATCAAAACTTGGGCAAATACTTAATTAGTGAAACAGGTCGTGATATGGTTTTATGGAAGGGCTCATGTGTAGTGCATGAAGCTTTTTCTATAGAGAAACTGTTGGATTTGATTAGTAAGTATCCAAATGCAAAAGTTGCAGCACACCCTGAATCTCAAACCCATATTCTTAAAGTCGCAGATTATATTGGTTCAACAGCCGGTATTTTGAATTTTATTAAAACTACAACAGAAGCAGACACATTTATTATTGCTACAGAAGCAGGAATTTTGCATAAAATGGCATTGGATAATCCGGATAAGATTTTAATTCCTGCGCCTGTTGATGAAGATAATTCATGTGCTTGTAGTGAGTGTGCTTTCATGAAACTCAATACCTTAGAAAAGCTTTATCGTTGCTTAAGAGACGAGACCCCCGAGATTGTCTTACAAGATGATTTAATAAAGAAAGCATTAGTGCCAATTGAAAGGATGTTATCCATTTCATAA
- a CDS encoding alpha/beta fold hydrolase codes for MELAFKQYGNKDNPPIIILHGLFGMLDNWQYHAKLLGEQYAVFAVDLRNHGRSPHSSVMTFAAMAQDIAEFCQKHHLNNIILLGHSMGGKVAMQFAVDFPQFLSKLIIADIGPQAYPPAHGIYFRAFNEIDFSKFQTRQEADEAFAKYEANVGIRMFLLKNLERADKGFQLKCNVQAIEAAYNEISGKIDIPFPISIPTLFMRGEKSGYIREKDLADIKELFPFAEFVTIKDAGHWLHAENQGQFYQELIKFLDQ; via the coding sequence ATGGAACTTGCGTTCAAACAATACGGAAATAAAGACAATCCACCTATCATCATCCTACATGGACTTTTTGGGATGTTAGATAATTGGCAATATCACGCAAAGTTGCTTGGTGAACAATATGCAGTTTTTGCAGTTGACCTTCGCAATCATGGTCGCTCACCTCATTCATCTGTTATGACCTTTGCGGCAATGGCACAGGATATAGCAGAATTTTGCCAAAAACATCATTTGAATAATATCATACTGCTGGGACATTCTATGGGTGGCAAGGTTGCTATGCAGTTTGCAGTTGACTTTCCCCAATTCTTATCCAAATTGATTATTGCAGATATTGGACCTCAAGCATATCCTCCAGCTCATGGAATATACTTTAGAGCATTTAATGAAATTGATTTTAGCAAATTTCAGACTCGTCAAGAAGCAGATGAAGCTTTCGCTAAATACGAGGCAAATGTAGGTATTAGAATGTTTTTGTTAAAAAATTTAGAACGCGCAGACAAAGGCTTTCAACTTAAATGTAATGTACAAGCAATTGAAGCTGCTTATAATGAAATTTCAGGCAAGATTGACATTCCATTCCCAATCAGTATTCCTACTTTGTTCATGAGAGGTGAAAAATCAGGCTATATAAGAGAGAAAGACTTAGCAGATATCAAAGAGCTTTTTCCGTTTGCAGAGTTTGTAACTATCAAAGATGCCGGGCATTGGTTACATGCAGAAAATCAAGGTCAATTTTATCAAGAATTAATAAAGTTTCTCGATCAATAA
- a CDS encoding PIG-L family deacetylase → MNLTSDKSPVLVLAPHTDDGEFGCGGTIHKLNQAGREVYYAAFSACKQSVQPEFEEDVLIKEVKQATRILGIPSNRLILFDYEVRTFNYHRQEILENLIALREKIQPSLVLMPSLNDIHQDHKTIAEEGLRAFKFCSILCYEMPWNNLNFVTSGFIKLSEEDIQKKIQALGIYKSQSHRQYANADFIRSLAITRGVQIHTKYAETFEVLRSVG, encoded by the coding sequence ATGAATCTAACATCTGACAAATCACCGGTTTTAGTATTAGCACCCCATACAGATGATGGCGAATTTGGCTGTGGAGGTACTATTCATAAACTAAATCAAGCCGGCAGAGAAGTTTATTATGCTGCTTTTTCGGCTTGCAAACAGTCTGTTCAACCGGAATTTGAAGAAGATGTTCTTATTAAAGAAGTCAAACAAGCTACCCGTATTCTGGGCATTCCAAGCAATCGCCTTATTTTATTTGACTATGAAGTGAGGACATTTAATTATCACAGACAAGAGATTCTGGAAAATCTGATTGCATTAAGAGAAAAAATCCAGCCTTCCCTTGTACTGATGCCTTCGCTCAATGACATCCATCAAGATCATAAGACGATTGCAGAAGAAGGGTTAAGAGCATTCAAGTTTTGTAGTATTTTATGCTATGAAATGCCTTGGAACAATTTGAATTTTGTAACAAGTGGTTTTATCAAATTGTCTGAAGAAGACATTCAGAAGAAAATTCAAGCATTGGGAATCTACAAATCTCAATCTCACCGTCAATATGCCAATGCAGATTTTATACGCTCCTTAGCAATTACTCGAGGTGTACAAATTCATACAAAATATGCTGAAACATTTGAAGTACTACGGTCTGTAGGCTAA
- a CDS encoding O-antigen ligase family protein codes for MKPTFTITKIPSFLDILNFLMVLSLFVTDKSPNFFNLFDFYWFYPLYLLVIGYGIYRLGISTLLNQRWLYFVLIIASTSIISNLIHPYSYLQLGKQIIGWLVIGYAWIIMFKLQKDRISILNTYFSIAIIAAFLTIPEQILHVLDIHITPKKGGWLGLYRCFSFANEPFPLALLLIPCIIYYIEKGSKLIVKEKIYLFLLLTALFFTFSGGGWLVIGIYFIFSAFRQTKMVYKLITGVLFLLFITSFTLYRGTQLRIKETVQLFQNFPQLPTEEVLNQTNTSSRAIYLNSITAWHQFTANPLLGGGLGSHGEAYDESIIQPLEQHNIHIAHFNKFDGASGAIRWFSEMGLFGLLLFGMFVRKILRYQHKELIAPVFGFWIAFLLHSGNYFHNGSMMWIQKIYSR; via the coding sequence ATGAAACCTACTTTTACCATAACGAAAATTCCAAGTTTTTTGGATATATTGAATTTCCTTATGGTACTCTCACTGTTTGTTACAGACAAATCACCTAACTTTTTCAATCTTTTTGATTTTTACTGGTTCTATCCTTTGTACTTGCTTGTTATTGGATATGGAATATACCGCTTAGGAATAAGCACGTTATTGAATCAACGATGGTTATATTTTGTTTTAATCATAGCATCAACATCAATCATAAGTAATCTGATACATCCATATTCATACCTGCAATTGGGTAAACAAATCATTGGATGGCTCGTTATCGGCTATGCATGGATTATAATGTTCAAACTGCAGAAAGACAGAATAAGCATACTTAATACCTACTTTAGTATAGCCATTATTGCAGCATTTCTTACTATTCCTGAACAGATACTGCATGTGCTTGATATTCATATAACACCCAAGAAAGGAGGCTGGCTGGGGTTATATAGGTGTTTTAGTTTTGCAAATGAACCGTTTCCGCTTGCACTACTTCTGATTCCGTGTATTATCTATTACATTGAAAAAGGAAGCAAGCTAATTGTGAAAGAGAAGATATACTTATTCCTATTACTAACAGCTTTATTCTTCACCTTTAGTGGTGGCGGATGGTTAGTCATAGGTATATATTTCATTTTTTCTGCATTTAGACAAACCAAGATGGTTTACAAACTGATTACAGGAGTATTATTTCTATTATTCATTACATCATTCACTTTATATCGAGGTACTCAATTACGAATAAAGGAAACTGTCCAACTTTTTCAAAATTTTCCGCAACTCCCAACAGAAGAGGTTCTCAATCAAACAAACACGTCCTCACGAGCAATTTATCTAAATTCTATTACCGCTTGGCATCAATTTACTGCAAACCCTCTCTTAGGCGGGGGATTGGGTAGCCATGGAGAAGCTTATGACGAATCTATTATTCAACCATTAGAACAGCACAATATTCATATTGCCCATTTTAACAAATTTGATGGTGCAAGTGGTGCAATACGTTGGTTCTCCGAAATGGGTTTGTTCGGTTTACTACTGTTTGGAATGTTTGTTAGGAAAATTCTTCGTTACCAACACAAGGAACTCATTGCACCTGTATTTGGATTTTGGATTGCTTTTTTACTTCACTCCGGTAACTACTTTCACAATGGATCTATGATGTGGATACAAAAGATTTATTCAAGATAG
- a CDS encoding PrsW family glutamic-type intramembrane protease, whose protein sequence is MLAIIIAAVIPIVFIAFVIYLLDTEREPIALLIRCFLWGMIIVIPVVLVESLLQMFGNNFGLNSFAQSIYDAFLIAGSTEEVFKFVAVWHILRKTKYFDQFYDGIVFAVFVSLGFALVENILYVAEHGMTIALIRGFLSVPAHAFFAIFMGYHLSLWRIGKPHHRAANLILAIVIPITVHGLFDFFLMDVSKRVESHPFIVIVYMLAFFSLNIWFWRAAYKRIKFYLKKDLQNLNLHKKEKNNS, encoded by the coding sequence ATGTTGGCAATAATCATCGCAGCCGTTATCCCAATTGTCTTTATTGCTTTTGTAATATATTTGCTTGATACTGAAAGGGAGCCTATTGCACTGCTTATACGCTGTTTTTTATGGGGAATGATTATCGTAATCCCTGTTGTGTTGGTTGAGAGTTTGTTGCAAATGTTTGGCAACAATTTCGGGTTAAATAGCTTTGCTCAAAGTATTTATGATGCTTTCCTCATTGCCGGTTCAACTGAAGAAGTGTTTAAGTTCGTTGCAGTTTGGCATATACTCAGGAAGACAAAATACTTTGACCAGTTCTATGATGGAATTGTCTTTGCTGTCTTTGTGTCATTAGGTTTTGCATTGGTTGAGAATATTCTTTATGTAGCTGAACATGGAATGACAATTGCTTTGATTAGAGGTTTTTTGTCTGTACCTGCTCATGCGTTTTTTGCAATTTTTATGGGTTATCATCTTTCTTTATGGAGAATTGGCAAACCGCATCATCGAGCAGCAAATCTTATTCTGGCTATTGTTATCCCCATTACAGTTCATGGATTATTTGACTTTTTCTTAATGGATGTTAGTAAGAGAGTGGAATCGCATCCTTTTATTGTAATTGTGTATATGCTCGCTTTTTTCTCATTGAATATCTGGTTCTGGCGGGCTGCATACAAACGTATTAAATTCTATCTCAAAAAGGATTTGCAAAATTTGAATTTACATAAAAAGGAGAAGAATAATAGTTAG
- the uvrB gene encoding excinuclease ABC subunit UvrB: MPFKLISPFKPTGDQPQAIKQLTEGIENGLKAQTLLGVTGSGKTFTMANVIERVQKPTLILSHNKTLVAQLYGEFKEFFPENAVEYFVSYYDYYQPEAFVPTTGVYIEKDLSINDEIEKFRLKTISSLLSGRRDVVVVASVSCIYGAGNPKDYEGSIVRIYKGKTLSRQTLLHALVDGLYSRTTADFNRGNFRVSGDVVDVYLAYADYALRILFFGNEIEEIQKIDPLTGNSFEQLSEAAIFPANIYVSPKDKLQSAIRQIQDDLITRVAYFNETERPIEAKRLDERVNFDLEMIRELGYCSGIENYSRYLDRRLAGERPFCLLDYFPKDFLVFIDESHVSLPQLRAMYGGDRSRKNNLVEYGFRLPAALDNRPLKFEEFYNLVPQTVYVSATPSDFEINDSEGVIVEQLIRPTGLLDPIIEVRPCINQVDDLLNEIDKSIKEGDRVLVTTLTKRMAEELSKYLENLNIKARYIHSEVKTLERVEILRQLRLGIIDVLVGINLLREGLDLPEVSLVAIMDADKEGFLRSTTSLVQTIGRAARNDRGRVIMYADVITGSMQQTIEETNRRREIQIKYNLEHSITPKTIRKSNEQILKQTSVADAIKNEELKPYIMQEKMNTAADPALEFMSKQSLEKALKRTEKEMYKAAKNLEFLEAARLRDLMDEIKSKLQD, translated from the coding sequence ATGCCTTTTAAACTTATTTCTCCATTTAAACCAACAGGCGATCAACCCCAGGCAATTAAACAATTAACCGAAGGAATTGAAAATGGATTAAAGGCACAAACACTGCTGGGCGTTACGGGTTCGGGCAAAACTTTCACAATGGCTAATGTGATTGAAAGAGTCCAAAAACCCACACTGATATTGAGCCATAACAAAACTTTAGTAGCTCAATTATATGGTGAATTCAAGGAGTTTTTTCCTGAAAATGCAGTTGAATATTTTGTTTCATACTATGACTATTATCAACCGGAAGCATTTGTACCCACCACCGGAGTCTATATTGAAAAGGATTTGAGCATAAATGATGAAATCGAAAAATTCAGACTTAAGACGATATCATCACTTTTATCAGGCAGACGCGATGTTGTTGTTGTCGCATCTGTTTCTTGTATATATGGAGCGGGTAATCCCAAGGATTATGAAGGGAGCATTGTGCGGATTTATAAAGGTAAAACGCTGAGTAGGCAAACACTACTCCACGCATTAGTGGACGGATTGTATTCCAGAACTACAGCGGACTTTAATAGAGGTAACTTTAGAGTTTCTGGTGATGTAGTGGATGTATATCTTGCTTATGCTGACTATGCCTTGAGAATATTATTTTTTGGCAATGAAATCGAAGAGATTCAAAAAATAGATCCGCTTACCGGCAATTCTTTTGAACAATTAAGCGAAGCAGCCATTTTCCCTGCTAATATTTATGTTTCACCAAAAGACAAATTACAATCTGCAATAAGACAGATTCAGGATGACTTGATAACCAGAGTAGCTTATTTCAATGAGACTGAACGTCCAATAGAAGCCAAAAGACTTGACGAAAGAGTGAATTTTGACTTAGAGATGATTCGAGAACTTGGTTATTGTAGCGGAATAGAAAATTACAGTCGGTATCTTGACAGGAGATTGGCTGGAGAACGCCCTTTCTGTTTATTAGACTATTTCCCAAAAGATTTCTTAGTATTTATTGATGAAAGCCATGTTTCGCTACCTCAATTGAGAGCCATGTATGGCGGAGACCGCTCTCGCAAGAACAACTTAGTAGAATATGGCTTTAGACTACCCGCGGCACTTGACAATAGACCCCTCAAATTTGAAGAATTTTACAATCTTGTGCCTCAAACAGTGTATGTAAGTGCAACACCTTCAGACTTCGAAATTAATGATTCAGAAGGTGTGATTGTTGAACAACTTATCAGACCTACGGGATTATTAGACCCGATTATTGAAGTTCGCCCGTGTATCAATCAGGTTGACGACTTATTAAACGAAATTGATAAATCAATTAAAGAAGGAGACCGCGTGTTGGTTACAACACTCACAAAACGAATGGCTGAAGAGTTGAGTAAATATTTGGAAAACCTGAATATCAAAGCACGGTATATACATTCCGAAGTTAAGACTTTAGAGCGAGTTGAAATTCTTCGTCAATTACGCTTAGGCATTATTGATGTTTTGGTAGGTATCAACCTGCTAAGAGAAGGATTAGATTTGCCCGAAGTCAGCTTAGTGGCAATCATGGATGCTGACAAAGAGGGCTTTCTGCGTTCAACCACTTCATTAGTGCAAACCATTGGTAGGGCAGCTAGGAACGACAGGGGTAGAGTAATTATGTATGCCGATGTAATTACAGGTTCAATGCAACAAACAATTGAAGAGACTAACAGAAGACGTGAGATTCAGATTAAATACAATTTAGAACACAGCATTACTCCCAAAACAATTCGAAAATCCAACGAGCAAATTTTAAAACAAACTTCTGTTGCAGATGCTATTAAGAATGAAGAGTTAAAACCTTATATCATGCAGGAGAAAATGAATACGGCAGCCGACCCTGCACTTGAGTTCATGAGCAAACAATCATTAGAAAAAGCATTAAAACGAACTGAAAAAGAAATGTACAAAGCTGCTAAAAATTTAGAGTTCCTTGAAGCTGCAAGGCTTCGGGATTTAATGGATGAAATAAAGAGCAAATTACAAGACTAA